The Edaphobacter sp. 12200R-103 genome contains a region encoding:
- the dcm gene encoding DNA (cytosine-5-)-methyltransferase, whose translation MPSESLSNLTSEPLALLAQVRQRMTQREIGKRLQVDPKTVGRWERRETDCPKYVQAALREMLPMRGRPEAPGNFTFIDLFAGIGGMRKGFESAGGHCIFTSEWNEWSKKTYRENFPNDEHDIDGDITKVDAADIPDHDVLLAGFPCQPFSIAGVSKKNALGRPHGFECTTQGTLFFDVARIIAEKRPKAFLLENVKNLVSHDGGNTFRVIKETLSRELGYHVQAKVIDGQSFTPQHRERILIVGFREATGFSFDDFRKPEKGPVLGSILHPEDGSEAEETPFTTGPLAKVHAKYVLTEKLWEYLQNYAAKHKAAGNGFGFGLVTPDMTTRTLSARYYKDGSEILVSRGGRKRPRRLTPRECARLMGFDAPGIVDKDRFIIPVSDTQAYKQFGNSVVVPVIREVARLMAPHIRILQQYEETGILELPLFADAG comes from the coding sequence ATGCCCAGCGAATCTTTATCCAATCTCACCTCCGAACCCCTGGCACTTCTGGCCCAGGTACGACAGCGCATGACACAGCGCGAGATCGGGAAACGACTTCAGGTTGACCCCAAAACGGTGGGACGCTGGGAACGGCGTGAAACGGATTGCCCGAAATATGTCCAAGCGGCACTTCGGGAGATGCTTCCCATGCGTGGCCGACCTGAGGCTCCGGGCAATTTCACGTTCATAGATTTGTTCGCCGGCATCGGCGGAATGCGGAAGGGGTTCGAAAGCGCTGGCGGACACTGCATTTTCACAAGCGAATGGAACGAGTGGTCGAAGAAAACCTACCGCGAGAATTTCCCGAATGACGAGCATGACATCGATGGCGACATTACGAAGGTCGATGCGGCCGACATTCCGGATCATGACGTTCTTCTGGCAGGCTTTCCCTGCCAACCATTCTCCATTGCCGGCGTAAGCAAGAAGAATGCGCTCGGCCGGCCGCACGGATTCGAATGCACGACGCAGGGAACGCTTTTCTTCGATGTGGCCCGCATCATTGCCGAAAAGAGACCAAAGGCATTTCTGCTTGAGAACGTAAAAAACCTGGTGAGCCATGACGGCGGCAACACGTTCCGTGTCATAAAGGAAACGCTCTCCAGGGAGCTGGGTTACCACGTTCAGGCGAAAGTGATCGACGGCCAGAGTTTCACGCCGCAACATCGTGAACGCATTCTGATTGTGGGCTTCCGCGAAGCGACAGGTTTCAGCTTCGATGATTTCCGGAAGCCGGAGAAGGGGCCTGTCCTGGGTTCGATCCTTCACCCCGAAGACGGCTCCGAAGCAGAGGAAACGCCTTTCACGACCGGCCCGCTTGCGAAGGTACATGCCAAATATGTGCTGACTGAGAAACTGTGGGAATATCTGCAGAATTACGCAGCGAAGCACAAAGCGGCCGGAAACGGTTTCGGCTTCGGTCTGGTCACGCCCGACATGACCACGAGAACGCTGAGCGCCCGCTATTACAAGGACGGCTCCGAAATTCTCGTCAGTCGCGGCGGCAGGAAGCGCCCGCGCCGCCTTACTCCCAGAGAATGTGCCCGCCTCATGGGCTTCGATGCCCCGGGCATTGTAGACAAAGATAGGTTTATCATTCCCGTCTCGGACACACAGGCCTACAAGCAGTTTGGAAACAGCGTCGTTGTGCCAGTGATCAGAGAAGTCGCGCGGCTCATGGCTCCGCATATCCGTATCCTGCAGCAGTACGAAGAAACGGGCATCCTGGAGTTGCCGCTGTTCGCCGATGCGGGCTAG
- a CDS encoding type II restriction endonuclease: MKAGYLSEFFTGVAMKTLSAVEADPSRSHQHEFNGANPLMKVFGEATEKQRYEALYIYLSDGDDEPVVAKGNLTWYDARLNHATRTEHRLYFPTNQVSMVAAEGDLLVVARRPDNSVLVVIAQGGSTIASQVQWLFGVQVEHKGFSVREELETEQDRIHFASAFILEQLGIEPDNPVAAENYLDTMLAKFDGKLPATNLFSAYARETVPELDPVADPDGALLGWMEREEILFRTMEKHLLGDRLQKGFADDVDGFLAFSLAVQNRRKSRSGHALENHLQVIFNANKVRYERGVATEGKAKPDFLFPGSKEYRDAAYDAALLTMLGAKTTCKDRWRQVLAEAKRIEHKHLLTLEAAISTHQTDQMQEHRLQLVIPRGLHETFTPAQRQSLLTVSDFTAMVKEREGRSGVA, translated from the coding sequence ATGAAGGCTGGTTATCTTTCAGAGTTTTTTACCGGCGTTGCCATGAAGACGCTCAGCGCCGTGGAAGCGGACCCAAGCCGCAGCCACCAGCATGAGTTCAATGGCGCTAATCCGCTGATGAAAGTCTTCGGAGAAGCGACCGAAAAACAGCGATATGAGGCTCTATACATTTACCTGAGCGACGGCGACGATGAACCCGTTGTCGCTAAGGGAAACCTGACTTGGTACGACGCGCGGCTGAACCATGCGACGCGCACTGAACACCGCCTCTACTTTCCGACCAATCAGGTTTCGATGGTGGCCGCTGAAGGTGATCTGCTCGTCGTCGCGCGACGACCGGACAATTCAGTCCTCGTCGTGATCGCACAGGGCGGCTCGACGATTGCCAGCCAGGTTCAATGGCTGTTCGGCGTCCAGGTTGAACATAAAGGCTTCTCCGTTCGTGAGGAGCTGGAAACAGAGCAGGACCGAATTCATTTTGCGTCGGCCTTTATCCTCGAACAGCTCGGCATCGAGCCTGACAATCCAGTCGCAGCCGAAAATTACCTCGATACGATGCTGGCGAAATTCGACGGTAAACTGCCGGCGACGAACCTCTTCTCGGCCTATGCCCGCGAAACAGTTCCGGAGCTTGATCCTGTGGCCGACCCTGACGGCGCACTGCTCGGATGGATGGAACGGGAGGAGATCCTTTTCCGCACGATGGAAAAACATCTCCTGGGTGATCGGCTGCAGAAGGGCTTTGCCGATGATGTTGACGGCTTCCTTGCTTTCTCCCTTGCTGTCCAGAACCGGCGCAAAAGCCGTTCCGGTCACGCACTCGAAAATCATCTGCAGGTGATCTTCAACGCCAACAAAGTTCGTTACGAACGTGGCGTGGCGACTGAAGGAAAGGCCAAACCGGACTTCCTGTTCCCAGGATCGAAGGAATACAGGGACGCGGCTTATGACGCTGCGCTCCTCACGATGCTTGGAGCCAAAACCACCTGCAAGGATCGCTGGCGACAGGTTCTCGCGGAAGCCAAGCGTATCGAACACAAACACCTGCTGACGCTCGAAGCGGCGATCAGCACTCACCAAACGGACCAGATGCAGGAACACAGGCTGCAGCTGGTTATCCCGCGCGGGCTGCACGAGACGTTTACGCCGGCGCAGCGACAGTCGCTGCTCACCGTATCGGACTTTACTGCAATGGTCAAAGAACGAGAAGGCCGCTCCGGGGTGGCCTGA
- a CDS encoding very short patch repair endonuclease encodes MADVHSPEQRSRNMAAIKGRNTKPEMRVRSILHALGYRYRLHRKDLPGKPDIVMAKRRTVIFVHGCFWHCHDCRWGSVIPKTRAEFWSEKRGGNVTRDEKHRAALEAAGWRVLTIWECQSKSEPELQALLISLLGASQ; translated from the coding sequence GTGGCGGATGTTCACAGCCCGGAACAGCGCAGCCGGAACATGGCTGCGATAAAGGGCAGGAATACAAAGCCCGAAATGCGGGTTCGCTCGATCCTTCATGCCCTCGGATACCGATACCGCCTTCACCGAAAAGACCTGCCGGGAAAACCCGATATTGTTATGGCAAAACGCCGCACCGTTATTTTCGTGCATGGCTGCTTCTGGCACTGTCACGACTGCCGATGGGGCAGCGTCATTCCGAAGACGCGGGCTGAATTCTGGAGCGAAAAGCGCGGCGGAAACGTCACGCGCGACGAAAAGCACAGGGCGGCTCTCGAAGCGGCCGGCTGGCGCGTCCTCACTATCTGGGAATGTCAGTCGAAATCAGAACCAGAGCTGCAGGCGCTCCTGATTTCCCTGCTCGGTGCTTCGCAGTGA
- a CDS encoding nucleotidyltransferase, translated as MAVQSLSRHFATFFSRLNPSTTFTDTAASQHNTIRGLIENVNGPAVELAPKTFLQGSYRQQTAIYTINDVDIVVLCNLTYPGTSGPGGGKSYGRDEIFRIIAAPLLADGRYRDKVRYGPQSMCIKVDLGIKVEILPVVFKKGTTDSTHEPFVLYRPHKGTWEDGYARHHQAWLSMKNSRERTGCNFIPAIKVLKHIRSRFSLRAVSFHIECLLYFLQDASFVGGPADYLAAVLRSIAVHKPEEWYRTNVMTPCGDRDIFSANEWTTEEWWKFHDLIDRCSKVADHAVSASSEREAVECWQAVLGDDFFPARVL; from the coding sequence ATGGCGGTCCAATCACTATCTAGGCATTTCGCGACATTCTTTTCGCGCCTGAACCCGAGCACCACCTTCACGGATACTGCTGCAAGCCAGCACAATACCATTCGCGGCCTGATTGAAAACGTGAATGGTCCTGCCGTCGAACTCGCTCCGAAGACATTTCTTCAGGGTTCCTACCGGCAGCAAACGGCGATATACACGATCAACGACGTTGATATCGTCGTCCTTTGCAACCTCACCTATCCGGGGACCTCCGGCCCCGGGGGTGGCAAAAGCTACGGCAGAGACGAAATCTTTCGGATCATCGCGGCACCTCTTCTGGCGGATGGTCGGTATCGCGATAAGGTTCGCTATGGTCCACAGAGCATGTGCATCAAGGTTGACCTGGGAATCAAGGTGGAGATTTTACCCGTTGTTTTCAAGAAAGGTACGACAGACTCGACCCACGAACCGTTCGTCCTGTATAGACCCCATAAGGGGACATGGGAAGATGGCTACGCCCGTCATCATCAGGCGTGGCTATCGATGAAGAACAGTAGGGAACGGACGGGTTGCAATTTTATCCCGGCCATCAAGGTCCTGAAACACATTCGTTCACGCTTCAGTCTAAGGGCCGTTTCTTTTCACATCGAATGTCTTCTTTACTTTCTTCAGGATGCCAGCTTTGTCGGCGGACCCGCTGATTATCTGGCGGCCGTGCTTCGCTCTATTGCTGTACATAAACCGGAGGAATGGTACCGCACCAACGTGATGACACCCTGCGGTGACCGTGACATCTTTTCCGCCAATGAGTGGACCACGGAAGAATGGTGGAAATTCCACGATCTGATCGATCGTTGTTCGAAGGTCGCCGACCATGCTGTGTCAGCGTCCAGTGAGCGCGAAGCCGTTGAATGCTGGCAGGCAGTACTCGGCGATGATTTCTTTCCGGCCCGGGTCCTATGA